A single genomic interval of Symbiobacterium terraclitae harbors:
- a CDS encoding chromate transporter: MMWKTLLDLFIGFSRATLLGFGGGPSIVPLYEHEAVEVFSWVSREEFGTALAMGNALPGPIATKLTMYIGYRVAGWPGALVSLIAVTLPVGVVMVALAGLMVRFKDSPVLKGMVAGIRPVVFVMLAMLAMDFAGYAFQPRSGAPVNWLPFAIAAAFFISVHYMKLSPIYGVVGALLVGALFLR; the protein is encoded by the coding sequence ATGATGTGGAAGACCTTGCTGGATCTCTTCATCGGCTTCAGCCGTGCCACGCTCCTTGGCTTCGGGGGCGGCCCCTCCATCGTGCCCCTGTACGAGCACGAGGCCGTGGAGGTGTTCTCATGGGTCTCCCGGGAGGAGTTCGGTACCGCACTGGCCATGGGCAATGCCCTGCCCGGACCCATCGCGACCAAGCTGACCATGTACATCGGCTACCGGGTAGCGGGCTGGCCCGGCGCGCTGGTGTCCCTGATCGCGGTCACCCTCCCGGTGGGCGTGGTCATGGTCGCGCTGGCAGGGCTGATGGTCCGCTTCAAGGACAGCCCCGTGCTCAAGGGCATGGTGGCCGGCATCCGGCCCGTCGTCTTCGTCATGCTGGCCATGCTCGCCATGGACTTCGCCGGCTACGCCTTCCAGCCGCGCAGCGGCGCGCCCGTGAACTGGCTGCCCTTCGCCATCGCCGCGGCCTTCTTCATCTCGGTCCACTACATGAAGCTCTCGCCCATCTACGGCGTGGTGGGCGCGCTCCTGGTCGGCGCCCTCTTCCTCCGCTGA
- a CDS encoding DUF92 domain-containing protein gives MGDLWALVLAFAYVGAVVAVGEGAHRLGLSRPVARKVIHVGVGLWIIGTVLLFESRYLAAVPALVSVAANYVIHRRRLLGSVAAEAENLGTVWFPVSFALLVLFAWDEPAALVGGVLAMTVGDALASTVGLRWGRRQYATLGGRTKSLEGSLAMFGATLLTTLATLWVVAPPLPPAAQAGLAVLAAVAAACAESVGIKGRDNLWVPLGTGLLLWAGLRLFPHLLPGLGAGAALSAAIGLLAWWKRSLSPSGTLGAILTGTPLFGLGGWAGGLALVAFFVSGSALSHLFRDRKAPVEADFAKTGTRDLGQALANGGVAAAAAVGYAVSGDPAWMGAVLGGIAAASADTWATELGVLSRTAPRMVTTFREVPPGTSGAVSLTGTLAGLGGAALVGLVAALADPVWWRLMPWVAAAGIAGAFADSLLGATVQAVYWCPRCGKETERTLHGCGSTTRLHRGLPAVSNDLVNLAATLVGAAAGFLAV, from the coding sequence ATGGGTGACCTCTGGGCACTGGTTCTGGCCTTCGCCTACGTGGGCGCGGTGGTGGCCGTCGGCGAGGGCGCGCACCGGCTGGGGCTCTCCCGCCCCGTCGCGCGCAAGGTGATCCACGTCGGGGTCGGCCTGTGGATCATCGGGACCGTCCTGCTCTTCGAGAGCCGCTACCTGGCCGCGGTGCCCGCGCTGGTCTCGGTCGCCGCCAACTACGTCATCCACCGCCGGCGCCTCCTGGGGTCTGTGGCCGCCGAGGCCGAGAACCTGGGCACGGTCTGGTTCCCCGTCTCCTTCGCCCTGCTGGTTCTGTTCGCCTGGGACGAGCCCGCCGCGCTGGTCGGCGGGGTGCTCGCGATGACCGTCGGCGACGCCCTGGCCTCCACCGTGGGGCTGCGCTGGGGCAGGCGGCAGTACGCCACCCTGGGCGGCCGCACCAAGAGCCTGGAGGGCTCGCTGGCCATGTTCGGGGCGACGCTGCTGACTACCCTGGCCACCCTGTGGGTCGTGGCGCCGCCCCTGCCGCCCGCCGCCCAGGCGGGGCTGGCGGTCCTGGCCGCCGTGGCCGCCGCCTGCGCGGAGAGCGTGGGCATCAAGGGGCGCGACAACCTCTGGGTTCCCCTGGGCACCGGCCTCCTGCTCTGGGCGGGGCTCAGGCTGTTCCCCCACCTGTTGCCCGGCCTGGGCGCGGGGGCGGCGCTCTCCGCCGCCATCGGACTCCTGGCCTGGTGGAAGCGGTCGCTCAGCCCCAGCGGTACCCTGGGCGCCATCCTGACCGGTACGCCGCTCTTCGGCCTGGGCGGCTGGGCCGGGGGCCTGGCGCTGGTGGCCTTCTTCGTCTCGGGCAGTGCGCTCTCCCACCTGTTCCGGGACCGCAAGGCGCCCGTGGAGGCCGACTTCGCCAAGACCGGGACGCGGGACCTCGGGCAGGCGCTGGCCAACGGCGGGGTGGCCGCCGCCGCGGCGGTGGGCTACGCCGTCAGCGGCGACCCGGCGTGGATGGGCGCGGTGCTGGGCGGCATCGCCGCCGCGTCCGCCGACACCTGGGCGACCGAGCTGGGCGTCCTCTCCCGCACGGCCCCCCGGATGGTCACCACCTTCCGGGAGGTGCCGCCCGGCACCAGCGGGGCGGTGTCGCTGACGGGCACCCTGGCCGGCCTGGGCGGCGCAGCCCTCGTCGGGCTGGTCGCCGCCCTCGCGGACCCTGTCTGGTGGCGGCTGATGCCGTGGGTCGCCGCCGCCGGCATCGCCGGGGCCTTCGCCGACTCGCTGCTGGGGGCCACGGTGCAGGCCGTCTACTGGTGCCC